A region of Streptomyces cinnamoneus DNA encodes the following proteins:
- a CDS encoding RICIN domain-containing protein, giving the protein MTPDTAHPPRRPVSFLRVIAAALATCCVALGLMASPATTATAHAAGKCDTPLQCVDFTSVHNGRKLDVQNGSLGDGAIIVTNSAPGHHQSWQLNVDATDSSFTIVNNTTGKCVDLSWPALRQQTCRGQKTQKWYFQPVTGASDAFMIRNESDNSCLDLVAGAQYDDAWTGKSACHGGTNQRWTTTAEARALAVDHAAYRCQRNTSTCSWAVRNIAGAAPLPKVCASSVWYNNTGGPISQTFSVNKTTGWSNSIGNHLTAQFGTGGMEPLMAMVNSSLDFTNTWTGSSSVDNAVTVPVPAGQYGWVTLSVLAKKVTGTWTFDTQGFPWKADDTITVPLKDDPSGGATLYIANTSPTFTSCV; this is encoded by the coding sequence ATGACACCGGACACGGCCCACCCCCCGAGACGTCCGGTCTCCTTCCTGCGGGTGATCGCCGCAGCCCTGGCGACCTGCTGCGTCGCCCTCGGGCTCATGGCGTCCCCCGCCACGACGGCGACCGCCCACGCCGCGGGGAAGTGCGACACCCCGCTGCAGTGCGTGGACTTCACGTCCGTGCACAACGGTCGCAAGCTGGACGTGCAGAACGGCTCGCTCGGTGACGGAGCCATCATCGTCACCAACTCGGCGCCGGGCCACCACCAGTCCTGGCAGCTGAACGTCGATGCGACGGACTCGTCCTTCACCATCGTGAACAACACGACGGGCAAGTGCGTCGACCTCAGCTGGCCGGCCCTGCGGCAGCAGACCTGCCGGGGCCAGAAGACCCAGAAGTGGTACTTCCAGCCGGTCACGGGCGCCAGCGACGCGTTCATGATCCGCAACGAGAGCGACAACTCGTGCCTCGACCTCGTGGCGGGCGCCCAGTACGACGACGCCTGGACCGGGAAGTCCGCGTGCCACGGCGGGACCAACCAGCGGTGGACCACCACCGCGGAGGCCCGGGCCCTGGCCGTGGACCACGCCGCCTACCGGTGCCAGAGGAACACCTCCACCTGTTCCTGGGCGGTCAGGAACATAGCCGGTGCGGCTCCCCTGCCGAAGGTCTGCGCCTCGTCGGTCTGGTACAACAACACCGGCGGCCCCATCTCCCAGACGTTCTCCGTGAACAAGACCACCGGCTGGTCGAACAGCATCGGCAACCACCTCACGGCGCAGTTCGGCACCGGCGGCATGGAGCCCCTCATGGCGATGGTCAACTCGAGCCTGGACTTCACCAACACCTGGACCGGCTCGTCGAGCGTCGACAACGCCGTCACCGTGCCCGTCCCCGCCGGGCAGTACGGCTGGGTGACCCTGTCGGTGCTGGCGAAGAAGGTGACCGGCACCTGGACGTTCGACACGCAGGGCTTCCCGTGGAAGGCGGACGACACGATCACCGTCCCCCTCAAGGACGACCCCAGCGGTGGCGCGACCCTCTACATCGCGAACACCAGCCCGACGTTCACCTCCTGCGTCTGA